One genomic window of Quercus robur chromosome 6, dhQueRobu3.1, whole genome shotgun sequence includes the following:
- the LOC126688816 gene encoding S-adenosylmethionine synthase — translation METFLFTSESVNEGHPDKLCDQISDAVLDACLAQDPESKVACETCTKTNMVMVFGEITTKANVDYEKIVRDTCRAIGFVSDDVGLDADNCKVLVNIEQQSPDIAQGVHGHLTKRPEEIGAGDQGHMFGYATDETPELMPLSHVLATKLGARLTEVRKNGTCPWLRPDGKTQVTVEYYNEKGAMVPIRVHTVLISTQHDETVTNDEIAADLKEHVIKPVIPEKYLDEKTIFHLNPSGRFVIGGPHGDAGLTGRKIIIDTYGGWGAHGGGAFSGKDPTKVDRSGAYIVRQAAKSIVANGLARRCIVQVSYAIGVPEPLSVFVDTYGTGKIPDKEILKIVKESFDFRPGMISINLDLKRGGNGRFLKTAAYGHFGRDDTDFTWEVVKPLKWDKVQA, via the coding sequence ATGGAGACCTTCCTATTCACCTCTGAATCAGTGAACGAGGGGCACCCAGACAAGCTCTGTGACCAGATCTCTGATGCAGTGCTTGATGCTTGTCTAGCACAGGACCCTGAGAGCAAGGTGGCCTGTGAGACTTGCACCAAGACCAACATGGTCATGGTATTCGGAGAGATCACAACCAAGGCCAATGTGGACTATGAGAAAATTGTGCGTGACACATGCCGAGCCATTGGTTTTGTTTCAGACGATGTGGGTCTTGATGCAGACAATTGCAAGGTCCTTGTTAACATTGAGCAGCAGAGTCCTGATATTGCTCAGGGAGTGCACGGTCATCTCACAAAGCGGCCAGAGGAGATTGGTGCTGGTGATCAAGGCCACATGTTTGGCTATGCTACCGATGAGACCCCAGAATTGATGCCATTGAGCCATGTTCTTGCAACCAAACTTGGCGCTCGCCTCACTGAGGTCCGTAAGAATGGTACATGCCCATGGCTTAGGCCAGATGGGAAAACCCAAGTCACTGTTGAGTATTACAATGAAAAAGGTGCCATGGTTCCAATTCGTGTTCACACCGTGCTCATCTCTACTCAGCATGATGAGACTGTGACAAATGATGAGATTGCAGCCGATCTAAAGGAGCATGTGATCAAGCCTGTGATTCCTGAGAAGTACCTTGATGAGAAGACCATTTTCCACCTTAACCCGTCTGGCCGTTTTGTCATTGGTGGACCTCATGGTGATGCTGGTCTCACCGGCCGTAAGATCATTATTGACACTTATGGTGGATGGGGTGCTCATGGTGGTGGTGCATTTTCTGGGAAGGACCCAACTAAGGTGGACAGGAGTGGAGCTTACATTGTTAGGCAAGCTGCAAAGAGCATTGTGGCTAATGGACTCGCCAGAAGGTGCATTGTGCAAGTTTCTTATGCCATTGGTGTTCCTGAGCCTTTGTCTGTGTTTGTTGACACTTATGGTACTGGAAAGATTCCTGACAAAGAGATCCTCAAGATTGTGAAGGAGAGTTTTGATTTCAGGCCCGGTATGATTTCCATTAATCTTGATCTCAAGAGGGGTGGCAATGGCAGGTTCTTGAAGACTGCTGCTTATGGACATTTTGGTAGGGATGACACTGACTTCACATGGGAGGTGGTGAAGCCCCTTAAGTGGGACAAGGTCCAAGCTTGA